A window of Thermodesulfobacteriota bacterium genomic DNA:
CAGGCGCTATAATCTGTGGCTGGAACTGTCTCCGGACAGGCGCTGGTCTTATCTCTATTTCGACCGGAAAAACACCCCGGACAGCCTCATCCTGCCCCGGGCCCTTTATGACGGCAACGGCATCGATTATGTCGATAACTCCTTTGACAAATTCGATCCCGGCTTCCTGTTTGACGGTCGGCAAAACATTTACCGGTGGCAGCGGACCGACAGGGGCCGGGGCAAACACCTGGGCCGGGGATATTCCGATCATCTGCCGGTCTTTGCCCTGTTCTCCACGGAGCCCTTCCGACCGGCCGCGGATGGAATAAAGAAGCCGGTGGAGAGCCCATGAGTGCCTACCTGTCACGACTGACGGACAGTCCCGGGTTCGGACGGATCAACGGGCTTAAACCGGATAGTCTCTGCCCCTATCTGTATTACACCATCGCCCCCTATATCTACACCATTGCCAACGGCGGCTGGTTTTCCTGGGTAAAACGAGCCCGAAACCCGGAAACCCGCAGCCCGGCAATCATAACGAATTACCGCCTGAAAAAAAATAACGGCCGCTTTGTCAACGAAGTGGTGGTGAGGTGTCCCAACCCGCGTGTCCCTGTCATTGCCGGAATCGGGCCATGGACGGGCGGCGCCGTCTCCGTCCGTATTCTGCATGGCGGCGGCGACTGCCTTTACCGCCACTCGCCCGGCCAGCAGGTCTTTCTGGACAGTGAGAACGGTCGTCAGCCGCTGGCATATTCCCGCCAGTTTCCGGAAGTCCTTCTCCGGTCCCTGACGGACCTGCCCCTGAAAACCGCCATGACGCTTTTTGACCAGGGCCATGCCGGCTCGATAACACCGGCGGAGATCATCTCTCCCTGCCGGTTTCATCACGGGAAAACGCCTCACGATTCACGGCGCCTTCTGCCGGACAACTGCTGCCCCCACGTTTTCCAGCATGTCTATCCGGATGTTCTGGCCGCCATGGTTGACGCCGGTTCGGACCCGCTTCTTGCGATTCAGCACCCCGGGAGAAATGACGGGGAAAATGGCGGGAAAATGACCGTTGAAATCAAGAAAATGCAGGGCCGGCGCAACCGGACGGCCGGACGCCTGGTCGACGGTTTATACGCCCTGTCCCGTTTCCTCGGCCATCCCCGTGAACGGCTCGATTACAGGCTCGAGATCAGGGTCGCCGCGTCGAAAGCCGCTGGCGAGTGCCCCATGAAAATCGGCGCCGTCTGCGCCGTCAATCTGAACAATTCTGACTTTCTCTGCCCGGCCTCATTCCACGCAGCCTATCCTTACCTGCTCCTGGCCGCGGCCGGTGAAAAAATGGCCTGGGACGGTTCCCGGGGTGACAATCGCATCCCCTGCCCGGACTGCGCCGGCGTGATTTACATGGTAAAAAATTGACCGGCAGACCCTCTTTCAGATCTTTCCGTCAGCCGCCAGTGCCGCCAGAACGATCCCGCGCAGCAGCCGCTCCTTCAAGTCCACCGGATGGTCCAGGCGCATCCGTTGCAGATAGGGATCGGCCGCCGGGGGAGCGGGCGAAAACATCCGCCCGGCCACGACCGCGGCGACAGCCAGGGGATTCCGTCCGGCTTTCTGCCTGAACCGGCGCAGGGCGCCGCCGAGCGCGACCTCCTCCGCGGTCAGTTCCGTGCCGCCCGGGAAGGCGGCAAACAGCCCCTGCTTCCGGTACGGCGCCAGCTTGTCGGCCAGGGCCTCGGGATAGTTGTTCCGAAAACGGTCGGGAATGCGGTATGACACGGGAATCTTGCCGGCTTTCCGGGCCCTGGCCAGAAGGCCGTCCTGGAAACGGGAGTCGGCGATCTGGATCAGGGCCATGGCCACATCCCGGTCCATCTTGCCGCGCAGGTCGGCAATGCCGTATTCCGTCACGACGATGTCCCTGAGGTGCCGGGGAATAGTGGCATAGCCGTAGTTGAAGACGATATTGGAAGCTACGCGGCGGCCCCCTTCGCGCACACTCTTGATCATCATGATCAGGCGGGCCCCTTCCAGGGCGTGGGCCATGGCGACAAAATTGTACTGACCGCCGACCCCGCTGATGACCCGGCCGTCGGCCAGGGCGTCGGAAACGATATTGCCCGCCAGGGTGATCATCATGGCGGCGTTGACAAAGCGGGCGTCCCGGCGCTGAAGTTCCTTGAGCTCCTGGTCGCCGTAAAGCTGATTCACATACGACACCCCGGTCATGGAAAACTGCCGGCGTGCTTCCTCGCTCATGCCCCGCAGGGCGTCATAAAAACGTTTCGGCCCGATAAAAAAACAGCCGTGGGCCACGATCCCGTTCCGCAGCCGGTCGCCGACGCATTCGGCCAGAATGCGGCTTTTCGCCTCTTCGTCCCGCAGGTCAGCGGAAAAAGTATCGTTGTCGTCCATGATCCGGTCATCGGCATAGCGCAGCCCGGGTTTGAAGAATCCGCACTCCCGGAGGCGGTCAAACTGCCGCGCGGTCATGACCGGCTGGACCCCGGCAATCGCCTCCAGGACGTTCCGGGC
This region includes:
- a CDS encoding acetyl-CoA hydrolase/transferase C-terminal domain-containing protein, translated to METKFFDNIGTCVDHVFEVCGKKVVLGLPLALGKPQAFVNEVYRRAKADPSIQLIIATALSLEKPAASGELERRILGPMADRIWAGVPDLDYMTDLRKNALPPNVVLKEFYFKAGALLHHPPSQQNHCSSNYTHVVRDMVTELLDEKPDWALVYCQGVARRELDGRVCYSESCNADLGPDLKRWFPRLGRKNIPHLRIAVVNNQLPFMYGEAVNPAGTYDAIIDNPEYETPLFSVPSRPVSVPDHAIGLNVSTLIRDGGTLQVGIGSLGDAIAASLLLRHRQPRLYREIVDGMRIAENYQPLVDRIGGLDPFEQGLYGATEMLVDTFIDLYRGGILRRQVYADPFIQKAVNDGLLQEAITPDAARNVLEAIAGVQPVMTARQFDRLRECGFFKPGLRYADDRIMDDNDTFSADLRDEEAKSRILAECVGDRLRNGIVAHGCFFIGPKRFYDALRGMSEEARRQFSMTGVSYVNQLYGDQELKELQRRDARFVNAAMMITLAGNIVSDALADGRVISGVGGQYNFVAMAHALEGARLIMMIKSVREGGRRVASNIVFNYGYATIPRHLRDIVVTEYGIADLRGKMDRDVAMALIQIADSRFQDGLLARARKAGKIPVSYRIPDRFRNNYPEALADKLAPYRKQGLFAAFPGGTELTAEEVALGGALRRFRQKAGRNPLAVAAVVAGRMFSPAPPAADPYLQRMRLDHPVDLKERLLRGIVLAALAADGKI